Proteins encoded in a region of the Pocillopora verrucosa isolate sample1 chromosome 11, ASM3666991v2, whole genome shotgun sequence genome:
- the LOC131789388 gene encoding b(0,+)-type amino acid transporter 1 encodes MKRSRMKDAKDLTEKQSEANKDMAKCSMGDDLNASISFHDHHASAEEKLIKSQKDSKGEEGKLTRNVTLLQGVSLIVGVMIGSGIFVTPRFVLLHSGSVGMTLLVWIISGVMATLGALCYCELGTMIQRSGGELTYIQEALGPLPGFLVSWTMVLILKPASVAIITLSFASYAVQPFLGNNNTEPEDLIKLVAAISIIIITTVNCVSSRWAGQMQIVFMIMKLLAIGIIVVIGASRIASGHNGNFESPFKGTNTNIGEIAHAFFSGLWAYDGWNQLNYVTEELQNPHKNLPRAVMIALPLVTICYTLINIAYLSILTPAEMLSSTAVAVSVAEKVTPTLVVVMPLFVACSCYGAANGSIFTNGRVVCSAAKQGHMPRYLAVISKRFHTPLRAITFPSFISICMLILGDLDSLLSCFSFVAWIFLGCTFLSLLVLRWKRPHEYRPYKVWIGIPIVMVMISCYLIIAPLFAKPQSSLFALAFVLSGVPVYFIFVNRNN; translated from the exons ATGAAGCGTTCAAGGATGAAAG atGCAAAGGACTTAACAGAGAAACAATCAGAAGCAAACAAGGACATGGCAAAGTGTTCCATGGGGGATGATTTGAATGCTAGTATTTCATTCCATGATCACCATGCAAGTGCCGAAGAAAAATTGATCAAGTCACAGAAGGATTCAAAAGGGGAAGAAGGAAAATTGACCCGAAATGTAACACTCCTGCAAGGCGTGTCACTTATTGTTGGTGTAATGATAGGTTCAGGCATATTTGTTACTCCACGTTTTGTCCTTCTGCATTCTGGTTCAGTGGGAATGACTCTTTTGGTTTGGATTATATCTGGAGTGATGGCAACTTTGGGAGCTCTCTGCTATTGTGAATTAGGAACAATGATTCAACGTTCTGGTGGTGAGCTAACATACATCCAGGAAGCTCTGGGGCCTCTTCCTGGCTTTCTTGTGAGCTGGACAATGGTACTTATTTTGAAACCAGCCTCTGTTGCCATTATCACATTGAGTTTTGCTTCTTACGCTGTCCAGCCATTTCTTGGGAACAACAACACCGAACCTGAAGACCTCATCAAACTTGTAGCTGCAATCTCCATCATAATAATCACGACTGTGAACTGTGTGAGTTCCCGTTGGGCAGGTCAGATGCAAATAGTTTTCATGATAATGAAACTCCTTGCAATTGGGATAATAGTGGTGATAGGAGCTTCAAGAATTGCTAGTGGACACAATGGAAACTTTGAGTCTCCCTTTAAAGGAACTAATACAAACATTGGAGAAATTGCACATGCATTCTTTAGTGGATTGTGGGCTTATGATGGCTGGAACCAACTCAATTATGTGACGGAGGAATTACAGAATCCTCACAAGAATCTCCCTCGTGCAGTAATGATTGCTCTTCCTCTTGTCACTATTTGCTATACACTGATCAATATAGCTTATCTAAGTATTCTGACACCAGCAGAAATGTTGTCATCCACAGCAGTAGCTGTATCTGTTGCAGAGAAAGTTACACCCACCCTTGTAGTTGTTATGCCACTGTTTGTAGCATGTTCCTGTTATGGTGCTGCTAATGGCTCCATTTTTACTAATGGAAGAGTTGTTTGCTCAGCAGCCAAACAGGGACACATGCCTCGATATCTAGCTGTTATCAGCAAGCGTTTCCACACTCCATTACGTGCTATAACGTTCCCATCATTTATTTCCATTTGCATGTTAATACTTGGTGATCTGGATTCCTTACTGAGCTGTTTCAGCTTTGTTGCATGGATTTTTCTGGGTTGCACATTCCTGTCACTTCTGGTTCTGCGCTGGAAGAGGCCACATGAGTATCGTCCCTACAAAGTGTGGATTGGCATTCCTATTGTCATGGTGATGATTTCGTGCTACCTTATTATTGCCCCTCTGTTTGCCAAACCTCAGTCATCATTGTTTGCTCTGGCATTTGTTCTATCTGGTGTACcagtttactttatttttgtcaacCGCAATAATTAG
- the LOC131789370 gene encoding transcription factor HES-2-like, translating into MAERIKLTRRRQTTKPLLERQRRARINRSLEELKSLVLSALYHDNDHNSQKMEKAEILELTVNFLKMIRGQQLTGYWNNPQSEPESQHSNNRAGFNECAGRVRSFVENQPGVNPKLQEQILGSLAASYSFNFHTNQTLVNKSTSVSFPPGQAVYVSGLQTTAESPCTCAFTPPPSPPLSSAFRPYDRRETTTLTDASGNSPENCYSTADIKRSMEEPCKLPLWRPWIQSSQQGQI; encoded by the exons ATGGCAGAAAGAATCAAGCTTACAAGAAGACGACAG ACGACTAAACCATTGCTGGAAAGACAAAGAAGAGCGCGGATAAACCGAAGTCTTGAGGAGCTCAAAAGCTTGGTTTTGTCTGCCTTGTATCATGAT AATGATCACAACTCCCAAAAGATGGAGAAGGCCGAAATACTGGAGCTCACCGTGAATTTCTTAAAAATGATCCGAGGGCAACAATTGACCG GTTATTGGAACAATCCGCAAAGTGAGCCGGAATCTCAGCATAGCAACAATAGAGCAGGATTTAACGAGTGCGCAGGTAGAGTGCGCAGCTTCGTGGAAAACCAACCTGGAGTGAATCCTAAACTGCAGGAACAAATACTTGGAAGTCTGGCGGCGTCTTACAGCTTCAATTTCCACACTAATCAGACACTAGTCAACAAGAGCACCTCCGTGTCCTTCCCTCCTGGCCAAGCAGTGTACGTTAGTGGCTTACAAACCACTGCGGAGTCGCCTTGTACCTGTGCCTTTACACCCCCGCCATCTCCGCCCCTGTCAAGTGCATTCCGCCCGTATGACCGCCGTGAAACTACTACATTGACTGACGCGAGTGGCAATTCACCAGAAAACTGTTATTCAACGGCTGACATCAAAAGAAGCATGGAAGAGCCATGTAAACTCCCGCTTTGGAGGCCTTGGATTCAGTCTTCACAACAAGGACAAATCTAA